A region of the Desulfobacter postgatei 2ac9 genome:
CCGTAAAGCAGGCATCAAGGACGGGGCTCGATACCAAAGGATTAATACCAAGAATAAGAAAATCCCCGTGTGGGAACGCGATCTTCAATTCCTGATCAACCCCAGCGATTATGTGGACACGGGGCTATTTTCCGACCACAGGGAGACCCGGATGATGGTCAGGCAGATGTCCCGGGGTAAGGATTTTTTAAATCTGTACTGTTACACCGGGGCTTTCACCTGTTATGCGGCAAAGGGAGGGGCTGCCTCCACCCTGTCCGTGGACCGGTCCGAAACCGCCATTACCTGGGTCAAGGAAAATCTGGCCTTAAATCAGTTGTCGGCATCATGCCACACCCAGGTCCAGATGGATACGTTTGATTTCCTGAAAAAAGCCCTTCGACTTGAACACAGATACGATCTGGCTGTGGTGGACCCACCCTCCTATTCCACAACGCGCCTGGACAACATGCACTTTGATATTGCCAAAGACTATCCGTTTTTGCTTAACCAGGTGTTCAAGCTCATGCGCTTGGGGAGCACGGTCTTTTTTTCCACCAACCACCAAAATTTTTTGTTGGATGAAAACAAGCTTGATGCCGCTGATATTAAAGAGATCACCCAGGAAACAATCCCTGAGGATTATGTTTCCAAGAAAAAACAGATCCACCGGTGCTGGCGTATCACTTGTTAGAGATATTCAGGATGCAGGCATTGAA
Encoded here:
- a CDS encoding class I SAM-dependent methyltransferase, producing METSEKYQAQAQMLANRVKKRFKHLHKRFAKQNLEVFRLYDWDIPEIRAVVDWYAGHLVVAEYARKQSDPDWLPLMGQAVAQALDVPQANLHLKIRKAGIKDGARYQRINTKNKKIPVWERDLQFLINPSDYVDTGLFSDHRETRMMVRQMSRGKDFLNLYCYTGAFTCYAAKGGAASTLSVDRSETAITWVKENLALNQLSASCHTQVQMDTFDFLKKALRLEHRYDLAVVDPPSYSTTRLDNMHFDIAKDYPFLLNQVFKLMRLGSTVFFSTNHQNFLLDENKLDAADIKEITQETIPEDYVSKKKQIHRCWRITC